Proteins from one Acropora muricata isolate sample 2 chromosome 9, ASM3666990v1, whole genome shotgun sequence genomic window:
- the LOC136929693 gene encoding uncharacterized protein isoform X1 yields the protein MKNAVCKYGTCKMTVPARYVMVQPSLCAVYAQNWQIPNPSTSVTHRNYFHSGRSLNKDWTRGRIKHIPHQRRQKSACGAKSHRSYTSSPIRSASAFGFFEQNDEEINDTVKEFKLTLELFKRLTQQVREVNQCMNQQTNYSFKHHMNNGGISSPSLRRSQLALAMSKREIPATEAPYEPCNDLGPSCSSYLARPSNRQERSVCAPVPLQYPSSFSVPPSRVASPPPARPTSRSSTKRSSCKLIDRLKRERDLAEIDVQAKQEWEQSDSQFIKLFAPDQHSPVDSQFSFHDPYPQTWVDETVEDACFTGSKKTDPFMLRLRELEDLKEETVLWEMYKDERVKQGSKQALNATSNSRTQSARVIAPQLTRAKSVVNRLKRSSSAGKTSLSNHMASQVCDDSSDGVQTFRNSGYQPGISFVPGSLYPEARSPMKARSRTPTSKPSSGVNSTNHLSASHCLTIQTKDVRKQPSAPKCEKCSPRPAVTQRTSCASPRIVSSSFQSLRNQYALKATECYDIVELARTFDPPCKNEVKAAAKKNCATSSTENAVNKGIKPGKSYFSQRRISLTRLSPDGGISVRGVNPQNITRSTSGRCKSAKSRPKRR from the exons ATGAAAAATGCAGTCTGTAAGTATGGAACCTGCAAAATGACCGTCCCAGCAAGATATGTTATGGTACAGCCCTCTTTGTGTGCTGTATACGCACAAAATTGGCAGATTCCGAATCCCTCTACATCTGTCACTCACAGAAATTATTTTCACAG TGGCAGAAGCCTAAACAAAGATTGGACTCGTGGACGTATCAAGCATATCCCACATCAACGTCGCCAAAAATCGGCTTGCGGAGCAAAG AGTCATCGTTCCTATACTTCTTCGCCTATTAGATCCGCATCTGCGTTTGGCTTTTTCGAGCAGAATGATGAAGAAATCAACG ATACTGTCAAGGAGTTTAAATTAACACTG GAACTATTCAAGCGACTTACACAGCAAGTGCGAGAAGTCAATCAATGTATGAACCAGCAAACGAATTACAGTTTTAAG CATCACATGAACAATGGAGGAATAAGTAGTCCATCCTTGCGTCGAAGCCAACTGGCTCTAGCTATGAGTAAGAGAGAGATTCCTGCCACAGAAGCGCCCTATGAACCTTGTAACGACTTAGGACCAAGCTGCTCCAGCTACCTAGCAAGACCAAGCAATAGGCAAGAAAG GAGTGTCTGCGCTCCAGTGCCTCTGCAGTACCCTTCTTCTTTTTCCGTCCCTCCTTCTCGTGTTGCATCTCCTCCACCCGCTCGGCCCACTTCTCGAAGCAGCACCAAACGCTCCTCGTGTAAACTCATCGATCGATTAAAACGAGAAAGGGATTTAGCGGAGATTGATGTCCAAGCTAAACAGGAATGGGAACAAAGCGATTCACAGTTTATAAAACTTTTTGCCCCAGATCAGCATTCTCCCGTGGATTCTCAGTTTAGCTTTCACGACCCTTATCCACAGACTTGGGTCGACGAAACTGTGGAGGATGCATGCTTTACAGGTTCGAAGAAAACAGATCCGTTCATGCTCAGATTAAGAGAGTTAGAAGATTTGAAAGAGGAGACTGTTCTATGGGAAATGTACAAAGACGAGAGAGTGAAACAGGGAAGTAAGCAAGCACTCAACGCAACGTCCAACTCGAGGACGCAATCTGCGAGAGTGATCGCACCTCAGCTAACCCGCGCGAAATCGGTTGTTAACAGACTGAAACGCTCATCTTCAGCCGGAAAAACGAGTTTGTCAAATCATATGGCTTCTCAAGTTTGCGATGACAGTTCTGACGGCGTGCAGACATTTCGCAATAGTGGATACCAGCCGGGAATTTCATTCGTCCCGGGTTCGCTTTACCCCGAGGCGCGCTCGCCAATGAAAGCTCGCTCTCGTACTCCCACCTCGAAGCCTTCAAGCGGAGTCAACTCAACGAATCATCTCAGCGCTTCGCACTGTTTGACCATTCAAACGAAAGATGTACGTAAACAACCGTCAGCGCCAAAATGTGAAAAGTGTTCTCCAAGACCAGCAGTGACTCAAAGAACATCATGCGCTAGCCCACGGATTGTGTCTTCCTCGTTCCAGTCTCTTCGCAACCAGTACGCTCTGAAAGCAACGGAATGTTATGACATTGTTGAATTAGCTAGAACGTTTGACCCTCCATGTAAGAATGAAGTAAAGGCAGcagcgaaaaaaaattgtgcaacCTCTTCGACAGAAAATGCCGTAAACAAGGGCATTAAGCCAGGAAAAAGTTACTTTTCGCAACGCAGAATTTCCTTAACTCGGTTAAGCCCAGACGGGGGCATTTCTGTCAGAGGGGTGAACCCACAGAACATTACGCGCTCCACTTCCGGCCGCTGTAAATCCGCTAAGAGTAGACCTAAAAGAAGATAA
- the LOC136929693 gene encoding uncharacterized protein isoform X2: MNFKQMNHEKCSLGRSLNKDWTRGRIKHIPHQRRQKSACGAKSHRSYTSSPIRSASAFGFFEQNDEEINDTVKEFKLTLELFKRLTQQVREVNQCMNQQTNYSFKHHMNNGGISSPSLRRSQLALAMSKREIPATEAPYEPCNDLGPSCSSYLARPSNRQERSVCAPVPLQYPSSFSVPPSRVASPPPARPTSRSSTKRSSCKLIDRLKRERDLAEIDVQAKQEWEQSDSQFIKLFAPDQHSPVDSQFSFHDPYPQTWVDETVEDACFTGSKKTDPFMLRLRELEDLKEETVLWEMYKDERVKQGSKQALNATSNSRTQSARVIAPQLTRAKSVVNRLKRSSSAGKTSLSNHMASQVCDDSSDGVQTFRNSGYQPGISFVPGSLYPEARSPMKARSRTPTSKPSSGVNSTNHLSASHCLTIQTKDVRKQPSAPKCEKCSPRPAVTQRTSCASPRIVSSSFQSLRNQYALKATECYDIVELARTFDPPCKNEVKAAAKKNCATSSTENAVNKGIKPGKSYFSQRRISLTRLSPDGGISVRGVNPQNITRSTSGRCKSAKSRPKRR, encoded by the exons AtgaattttaaacaaatgaacCATGAAAAATGCAGTCT TGGCAGAAGCCTAAACAAAGATTGGACTCGTGGACGTATCAAGCATATCCCACATCAACGTCGCCAAAAATCGGCTTGCGGAGCAAAG AGTCATCGTTCCTATACTTCTTCGCCTATTAGATCCGCATCTGCGTTTGGCTTTTTCGAGCAGAATGATGAAGAAATCAACG ATACTGTCAAGGAGTTTAAATTAACACTG GAACTATTCAAGCGACTTACACAGCAAGTGCGAGAAGTCAATCAATGTATGAACCAGCAAACGAATTACAGTTTTAAG CATCACATGAACAATGGAGGAATAAGTAGTCCATCCTTGCGTCGAAGCCAACTGGCTCTAGCTATGAGTAAGAGAGAGATTCCTGCCACAGAAGCGCCCTATGAACCTTGTAACGACTTAGGACCAAGCTGCTCCAGCTACCTAGCAAGACCAAGCAATAGGCAAGAAAG GAGTGTCTGCGCTCCAGTGCCTCTGCAGTACCCTTCTTCTTTTTCCGTCCCTCCTTCTCGTGTTGCATCTCCTCCACCCGCTCGGCCCACTTCTCGAAGCAGCACCAAACGCTCCTCGTGTAAACTCATCGATCGATTAAAACGAGAAAGGGATTTAGCGGAGATTGATGTCCAAGCTAAACAGGAATGGGAACAAAGCGATTCACAGTTTATAAAACTTTTTGCCCCAGATCAGCATTCTCCCGTGGATTCTCAGTTTAGCTTTCACGACCCTTATCCACAGACTTGGGTCGACGAAACTGTGGAGGATGCATGCTTTACAGGTTCGAAGAAAACAGATCCGTTCATGCTCAGATTAAGAGAGTTAGAAGATTTGAAAGAGGAGACTGTTCTATGGGAAATGTACAAAGACGAGAGAGTGAAACAGGGAAGTAAGCAAGCACTCAACGCAACGTCCAACTCGAGGACGCAATCTGCGAGAGTGATCGCACCTCAGCTAACCCGCGCGAAATCGGTTGTTAACAGACTGAAACGCTCATCTTCAGCCGGAAAAACGAGTTTGTCAAATCATATGGCTTCTCAAGTTTGCGATGACAGTTCTGACGGCGTGCAGACATTTCGCAATAGTGGATACCAGCCGGGAATTTCATTCGTCCCGGGTTCGCTTTACCCCGAGGCGCGCTCGCCAATGAAAGCTCGCTCTCGTACTCCCACCTCGAAGCCTTCAAGCGGAGTCAACTCAACGAATCATCTCAGCGCTTCGCACTGTTTGACCATTCAAACGAAAGATGTACGTAAACAACCGTCAGCGCCAAAATGTGAAAAGTGTTCTCCAAGACCAGCAGTGACTCAAAGAACATCATGCGCTAGCCCACGGATTGTGTCTTCCTCGTTCCAGTCTCTTCGCAACCAGTACGCTCTGAAAGCAACGGAATGTTATGACATTGTTGAATTAGCTAGAACGTTTGACCCTCCATGTAAGAATGAAGTAAAGGCAGcagcgaaaaaaaattgtgcaacCTCTTCGACAGAAAATGCCGTAAACAAGGGCATTAAGCCAGGAAAAAGTTACTTTTCGCAACGCAGAATTTCCTTAACTCGGTTAAGCCCAGACGGGGGCATTTCTGTCAGAGGGGTGAACCCACAGAACATTACGCGCTCCACTTCCGGCCGCTGTAAATCCGCTAAGAGTAGACCTAAAAGAAGATAA